The Sesamum indicum cultivar Zhongzhi No. 13 linkage group LG6, S_indicum_v1.0, whole genome shotgun sequence genomic interval AGCCTCCTTGTTCATCTTGATAAATTACTTCCGTATTTCAGGAATCCTAGGTAAATTTTTTAGGATGGTATGTAGATCGCATTTATCAGATGGCTTAAACTGTTATTAGTCTGGATATGGCGATCCTACGATGTAGAAGGATTACTAAAATCCCCATGCTCTTGGATGGCTTTCCCTTTTCAGCTAAAATTAAGTTCACAGAAATGCTGTTTATTGCAAATGTATGTATCATCTTGTCAAATCAGCTTTTTACTGTGTCCTGGAGATAGAAATCTGGAGAATTTAGTCTGTGTTAACTCTATATTTACCATGATACTGTCTTTTACTCATGAGACTACTTTTCATCAAAATGTCCATATCCTGtatgttttccttttccattCTAAGTAAAACGTGGTCTTCTCATTTTGGATCCTCAGTTCTTCTCGAACTTTTCATTATAAGCATTGGGTGGAATGGGAAAAGGTGCATGTGTTGGGGAAGCATAAATTTCTGGTGGCAAAGCATATGATTTTTCATGCTCAACCAGATAGCAAATTGTTATTTTGATGCCATATCAGAGCGAGTGTGCTGCTTCTTCGCTTGTCTTTATTGAATCAAGTCATACCATGTTTACTCTTAAAAACTTACCTGATCTCTGCAAACATGTTTGAGTGACTCATGTCATTTCAGTTACATGTTGTAGGACAATTTAAAACGAAGGAAGAAGTCTGTATGCTGAATTGACGGTTGAAAGAAAACCCTGATTGCATTAATGGGAGCTTCAAATTCTAGATTGGAAGAAGACAAGGGCCTGCAGCTTTGCCGTGCAAGGaagaaatttatcaaacaagcACTTAACGGTAGGTGTTCTCTTGCTGCAGCTCATATTGCATATATAGAGGAACTGAAAATTGTCGGAGCTGCTTTAAGGAGATTCGTGGAAACTGATGCTCAAGTTGAAACTGCCGTATATCCTTCAAGAAGTCCGACTCCTGAGCCACGTGCTTTGACAGAGAATTCTGTCTCCCAATTATCTTTGTCATCTCGATCTCTATCACAACATGTGGATGCAGCAACAAATATCCCACCATCTCCTTCAACCCCTGTCTCAATTAAATACCAGTCCCATCATATGAAATTTAGAGGTACATTTTCCAGGAAAGTTGAAGAAAAGCCTCCTGTGCCTGTCACTGTATCAGTTTCTTCAACGACTCCTCCTAGCACCACTCCTCGCTCCACCGAGGCACCGGAAGCATCGTCATTTGAAACTCCTTCTATCCCACCAGAAACTCCACCATGGGattattttggtctttttcaTCCAATTGACAATCATTTGTCTTCACAAGAAGGAAGGGAATTTGATCAGGGATCAGAGAACTCTGATGAGACAAGACATCTTAGAGTAGAGGAGGGAGTTCCTGAAATGGAAGATGTAGAAGACAAGCTCTCCTCTCATGGAATAGAAGAATCTCAGATGTCAGAAGATGAATTTGATGAACCCTCCTCAGCTACCCTTGTTCGAAGTTTTAAAAATGTCAACAGGGAAAATGTTGCCAATGGTGATTCACCCCTTATATCTTCGGAGCATAGAACATCAGAAACCAAGtttgcaaaatttgaaaatgtaaatgaagaaaaagaaaatctcatCAGTGGAGATTCACCCATTAGGTCATCCGAAAGTGTAATATCAGAAATCAAGTTTGTGAAtgggaagaaaaacaactctcCTGATTTATCACCGTTACGAACTGCATCCTCAAGATTTGTGCAATTGAATGATGTGAAGATAACACCAATAAAACAAAGTGAAGTTGAAGATAAAGTTGTACCTAAGGACTTCTTTTCGAGCATGAAGGACATCGAACAGCTTTTTGTTAAAGCATCTGAATCAGGAAAAGAAGTTCCGCGGATGCTTGAAGCAAATAAATTCCATTTCCGTCCAGTAGTGCCTGGAAGAGAAAGTAAGCCCCCACACCCCCCACCCACCCCCAAATCAGTA includes:
- the LOC105163756 gene encoding uncharacterized protein LOC105163756, producing the protein MGASNSRLEEDKGLQLCRARKKFIKQALNGRCSLAAAHIAYIEELKIVGAALRRFVETDAQVETAVYPSRSPTPEPRALTENSVSQLSLSSRSLSQHVDAATNIPPSPSTPVSIKYQSHHMKFRGTFSRKVEEKPPVPVTVSVSSTTPPSTTPRSTEAPEASSFETPSIPPETPPWDYFGLFHPIDNHLSSQEGREFDQGSENSDETRHLRVEEGVPEMEDVEDKLSSHGIEESQMSEDEFDEPSSATLVRSFKNVNRENVANGDSPLISSEHRTSETKFAKFENVNEEKENLISGDSPIRSSESVISEIKFVNGKKNNSPDLSPLRTASSRFVQLNDVKITPIKQSEVEDKVVPKDFFSSMKDIEQLFVKASESGKEVPRMLEANKFHFRPVVPGRESGSVTSSLLKSCFSCGEDPSEVPQEPTQTSVKYLTWHRTTSSRSASSRNLLGANSTDGVDDLSNNLFDNFCMVSGSHASTLDRLYAWEKKLYDEVKAGQVLRSNFDQKCKLLRQQESRGENTDKTRAGVKDLHSRIKVAIHRIDSISKKIEEIRDKELQPQLEELIEGLRKMWENMLECHSLQFHVISVSHTPAGAKITIQTDARRQITIHLENELSSLLSTFTKWIGAQKLYVETIDKWLFKCVSLPQTTSKRNKRMKPPPLRNWGPPIYMICGAWLEMIDELPTKGVTDSIRDLAAEVAHFLPHQEKNHGKAGNQSLNGPSLAGTNDDSGINLLRDNVAEDWIPALDRFRTSLAGFLGQLNNFAECSVKMFTDLQKSIEEAKNNYEQFKSQQQ